One region of Streptomyces sp. CG4 genomic DNA includes:
- a CDS encoding VOC family protein, translated as MAGMGGGRPSIYPSLLYADAKAAIRQLTEALGFTELSVYETEDGKVMHAELAQGNGAVMIGSKGRGGRFDTAMKDAGPTGVYVVVDDVDAHHQRALEHGVEILMPPTDQDYGSRDYMARDAEGNIWSFGTYAPEIGA; from the coding sequence ATGGCAGGTATGGGCGGAGGACGGCCGAGCATCTACCCCTCGCTGCTGTACGCGGACGCGAAGGCGGCGATCAGACAGCTGACGGAGGCCCTCGGCTTCACCGAGCTGTCGGTGTACGAGACGGAGGACGGCAAGGTGATGCACGCCGAGCTGGCCCAGGGCAACGGCGCGGTGATGATCGGTTCCAAGGGCCGCGGCGGCCGTTTCGACACGGCAATGAAGGACGCCGGGCCCACCGGTGTGTACGTCGTCGTGGACGACGTGGACGCCCACCACCAGCGGGCCCTGGAGCACGGCGTGGAGATCCTGATGCCCCCGACCGACCAGGACTACGGCTCGCGCGACTACATGGCCCGCGACGCCGAGGGCAACATCTGGAGCTTCGGTACGTACGCCCCGGAGATCGGCGCCTGA
- a CDS encoding ABC-F family ATP-binding cassette domain-containing protein: protein MISASGIELRAGARILIENATFRVAKGDRIGLVGRNGAGKTTLTKCLAGEGIPAAGQIARSGEVGYLPQDPRTGDLDVLARDRILSARGLDVLIRKMRDNEQRIANGMGATREKALRQYERQETEFLTKGGYAAEAEAATIAAALNLPDRVLGQPLHTLSGGQRRRIELARILFSDADTLLLDEPTNHLDADSIIWLRDYLKTYRGGFIVISHDVDLVETVVNKVFYLDANRSTIDVYNMGWKLYQQQREADEKRRKRERANAEKKAAALNAQADKMRAKATKTVAAQNMARRAEKLLSGLEEVRMSDKVAKLRFPEPSPCGKTPLMAEGLSKSYGSLEIFTDVDLAIDKGSRVVILGLNGAGKTTLLRLLGGVEQPDTGQVVPGHGLKLGYYAQEHETLDPDRTVLENMRSAAPDMDLVEVRKVLGSFLFSGDDVDKPAGVLSGGEKTRLALATLVVSSANVLLLDEPTNNLDPASREEILGALRTYKGAVVLVTHDEGAVEALQPERIILLPDGVEDLWGSDYADLVALA, encoded by the coding sequence GTGATCTCCGCCTCCGGTATCGAGCTGCGCGCCGGTGCGCGCATCCTCATCGAGAACGCCACCTTCCGTGTCGCCAAGGGCGACCGCATCGGCCTCGTCGGCCGCAACGGCGCCGGTAAGACGACCCTCACCAAGTGCCTGGCCGGCGAGGGCATCCCGGCCGCCGGCCAGATCGCCCGCTCCGGCGAGGTCGGCTACCTCCCGCAGGACCCCCGCACCGGCGACCTGGACGTCCTGGCCCGGGACCGCATCCTCTCCGCGCGCGGGCTCGACGTACTGATCCGCAAGATGCGGGACAACGAACAGCGCATCGCCAACGGCATGGGCGCCACCCGCGAGAAGGCCCTCAGGCAGTACGAGCGCCAGGAGACGGAGTTCCTGACCAAGGGCGGGTACGCCGCCGAGGCCGAGGCCGCCACCATCGCCGCCGCGCTGAACCTGCCCGACCGCGTCCTCGGCCAGCCGCTGCACACCCTCTCCGGTGGTCAGCGCCGCCGTATCGAGCTGGCCCGCATCCTCTTCTCGGACGCCGACACCCTGCTGCTCGACGAGCCGACCAACCACCTCGACGCCGACTCGATCATCTGGCTGCGGGACTACCTGAAGACGTACCGCGGCGGCTTCATCGTGATCTCCCACGACGTCGACCTGGTCGAGACGGTCGTCAACAAGGTGTTCTACCTGGACGCGAACCGCTCCACGATCGACGTCTACAACATGGGCTGGAAGCTCTACCAGCAGCAGCGCGAGGCCGACGAGAAGCGCCGCAAGCGGGAGCGGGCCAACGCCGAGAAGAAGGCCGCCGCCCTCAACGCCCAGGCCGACAAGATGCGCGCCAAGGCCACCAAGACGGTCGCCGCGCAGAACATGGCCCGCCGGGCCGAGAAGCTGCTCTCCGGCCTCGAAGAGGTCCGGATGTCCGACAAGGTCGCCAAGCTCCGCTTCCCGGAGCCGTCGCCCTGCGGCAAGACCCCGCTGATGGCCGAGGGCCTGTCGAAGTCGTACGGCTCGCTGGAGATCTTCACCGACGTCGACCTCGCCATCGACAAGGGCTCCCGGGTCGTCATCCTCGGCCTGAACGGCGCCGGCAAGACCACCCTGCTGCGCCTGCTCGGCGGCGTCGAGCAGCCCGACACCGGCCAGGTCGTCCCCGGCCACGGCCTCAAGCTCGGCTACTACGCCCAGGAGCACGAGACCCTGGACCCCGACCGCACCGTCCTGGAGAACATGCGCTCGGCCGCCCCCGACATGGACCTGGTCGAGGTGCGCAAGGTGCTGGGCTCGTTCCTCTTCTCCGGCGACGACGTCGACAAGCCGGCCGGTGTCCTCTCGGGTGGTGAGAAGACCCGTCTCGCCCTGGCCACCCTGGTCGTCTCCTCGGCGAACGTGCTCCTCCTCGACGAGCCGACCAACAACCTCGACCCCGCCAGCCGCGAGGAGATCCTCGGCGCCCTGCGCACCTACAAGGGCGCGGTCGTCCTCGTCACCCACGACGAGGGTGCCGTGGAGGCGCTCCAGCCCGAGCGGATCATCCTGCTGCCGGACGGCGTCGAGGATCTGTGGGGCTCCGACTACGCGGACCTCGTCGCCCTGGCGTGA
- a CDS encoding alpha/beta fold hydrolase: MRPVKATATAVTAVLAAGVASVAAGRLASDAALKAPAGRPLPTEPRLTVHGTAAGQITLTRDLASLRPGTYGLAGDGSHAVVGPVLEAARHAADTVVRRLERVTHGSLAAGDAVWLTPNLYVGNPGTALGLDHADIDVPGELGELPAWFVPGARDTWLIAVHGLGTTREQAMNLMAPLHARRVPVLALAYRGDLGAPVPPDGLNHLGETEWRDLDAAIRYAVRYGARRVVLLGWSTGATMALRAAERSPVRERIAGLVLDSPVLSWEVTLRALARARHTPPLLLPLAVRAAQGRACLHADRVAEITDPRRLTVPTLIFHGPDDQVAPWELSRRLAHRRTDLVALHTVPQAPHAAMWNADPEDYQERLRRFLTPLV, from the coding sequence GTGCGCCCAGTCAAAGCGACCGCCACCGCAGTCACCGCGGTCCTCGCCGCCGGCGTGGCGTCCGTCGCCGCCGGCCGGCTCGCCAGCGACGCCGCGCTGAAGGCGCCCGCAGGCCGCCCCCTGCCCACCGAACCCCGGCTCACCGTGCACGGCACCGCCGCCGGCCAGATCACCCTCACCCGCGATCTGGCCTCGCTGCGCCCCGGCACCTACGGCCTCGCCGGCGACGGCTCCCACGCGGTCGTCGGCCCCGTCCTGGAGGCGGCCCGGCACGCGGCCGACACCGTCGTACGCCGCCTGGAACGCGTCACACACGGGAGCCTCGCCGCCGGCGACGCGGTGTGGCTCACCCCGAACCTGTACGTCGGCAATCCCGGCACCGCCCTCGGCCTCGACCACGCCGACATCGACGTGCCCGGCGAACTCGGCGAACTGCCCGCCTGGTTCGTGCCCGGCGCCCGGGACACCTGGTTGATCGCCGTCCACGGCCTCGGCACCACCCGCGAACAGGCCATGAACCTCATGGCCCCGCTGCACGCCCGAAGGGTGCCGGTCCTCGCGCTCGCCTACCGGGGCGACCTCGGCGCCCCCGTCCCGCCGGACGGACTGAACCACCTCGGCGAGACCGAGTGGCGCGACCTGGACGCGGCGATCCGCTACGCCGTCCGCTACGGCGCCCGCCGGGTCGTGCTGCTCGGCTGGTCCACCGGCGCCACGATGGCGCTGCGCGCCGCCGAGCGCTCCCCGGTGCGCGAGCGCATCGCCGGACTGGTCCTCGACTCGCCGGTGCTCAGCTGGGAGGTCACCCTGCGCGCCCTCGCCCGGGCCCGCCACACCCCGCCGCTGCTGCTGCCGCTCGCCGTACGGGCTGCGCAGGGCCGCGCCTGCCTGCACGCCGACCGGGTCGCCGAGATCACCGACCCCCGGCGGCTCACCGTGCCGACCCTGATCTTCCACGGACCCGACGACCAGGTGGCTCCCTGGGAACTCTCCCGCCGCCTGGCCCACCGCCGCACCGATCTGGTCGCCCTGCACACCGTGCCGCAGGCCCCGCACGCGGCGATGTGGAACGCCGATCCGGAGGACTACCAGGAGCGCCTACGCCGCTTCCTGACCCCACTGGTCTGA